One region of Niallia sp. Man26 genomic DNA includes:
- a CDS encoding DUF6376 family protein, whose translation MKKLLLALPIMLLVAAGCSPVEETKNTINYVNEATEYANEAAAFAEDLPAKAQEAVTNPETVEQLESTLTDFEKQISEFNQVEVPQVMEDLHGQISEQNEKIQTQIEEYTKAIEDGTFQPEFLQNSELLNSLQDIQNIYENIQKLGNE comes from the coding sequence ATGAAAAAATTATTGCTGGCTCTCCCGATCATGCTGTTGGTAGCAGCAGGATGCTCACCAGTGGAAGAGACGAAAAATACTATTAATTATGTTAATGAAGCAACAGAGTATGCTAATGAAGCAGCGGCGTTCGCAGAAGACCTTCCGGCTAAGGCGCAGGAAGCAGTTACAAATCCGGAAACAGTTGAACAGCTGGAAAGCACATTAACTGATTTTGAAAAACAAATCAGTGAGTTCAATCAAGTGGAAGTGCCGCAAGTGATGGAAGATTTGCATGGACAAATTAGTGAGCAAAATGAAAAAATCCAAACTCAAATTGAAGAATATACAAAAGCAATTGAAGATGGTACCTTCCAGCCAGAATTCCTTCAGAATAGCGAGTTGCTAAACTCGCTGCAGGATATACAAAATATTTATGAAAATATCCAAAAGCTTGGTAATGAATAA
- a CDS encoding helix-turn-helix transcriptional regulator, whose product MRGLTRLKLRYVRKEHGYTYQQMASKLGITKSYYWQIENGKRGLSYENAIRIAKIFHRKPDDIFLPENNHVSRLASDD is encoded by the coding sequence GTGAGAGGGTTGACTAGACTTAAATTGCGGTATGTTAGAAAGGAGCATGGCTATACTTATCAGCAAATGGCCAGCAAACTAGGCATCACGAAGTCCTACTATTGGCAAATAGAGAATGGCAAAAGAGGTTTATCGTATGAGAATGCGATAAGAATAGCTAAAATATTTCATAGAAAACCAGATGACATATTTCTTCCAGAGAACAATCATGTAAGCCGTCTAGCAAGTGATGACTAA
- a CDS encoding VOC family protein, with protein sequence MAVITHIGLAVTDLDKAIDWYEKVLNFKLIAGPYSFQQEKEDAYNMTNDLLGNHIKKMRNAHLIGENQVGIELFEFQVPKTIKRERDIQEAGFFHLCIIADNVKEKAAEIQKSGGKIRSSMWNTWAGKPYYLVYCEDPFGNIIELYSYSTELMYGNKD encoded by the coding sequence ATGGCTGTAATTACCCATATCGGCCTAGCTGTAACAGATTTAGATAAAGCGATTGATTGGTATGAAAAGGTTCTAAATTTTAAGCTGATAGCCGGTCCGTATTCCTTTCAGCAGGAGAAAGAGGATGCTTATAATATGACAAATGACTTGCTCGGAAACCATATAAAAAAAATGCGCAATGCTCATTTAATAGGAGAAAACCAAGTTGGGATAGAACTGTTTGAGTTCCAGGTGCCGAAAACAATAAAAAGGGAAAGAGATATTCAGGAAGCTGGCTTTTTTCACCTTTGTATTATTGCTGATAATGTAAAGGAAAAGGCTGCTGAAATACAAAAGAGCGGCGGAAAGATCAGGAGCAGTATGTGGAATACTTGGGCAGGCAAGCCGTATTATTTAGTTTATTGTGAAGATCCATTTGGGAATATTATTGAACTTTATTCCTATAGTACGGAATTGATGTATGGTAACAAAGATTAG
- the proC gene encoding pyrroline-5-carboxylate reductase has translation MNNKKISFIGSGKMAQAIFGGMLKSGFTRHEDLIASAKTAATSEMISKQYEIKTTIDNKIAASYGDIVVLAVKPYLYTEVLQEIKESIQENAIIVTIAAGVDLAYMEEQLSSESKIIRTMPNTPSLVGEGMSVVCPNGNVTEEEVQYIVDLFSSFGKVEVMEERLMDAIPAISGSSPAYAFLFIEALADGGVRSGIPRDTSYKLAAQALLGAAKMVLETGKHPGILKDEVCTPGGTTIEAIATLEQMQFRGAVMAAMDRCTEKNKELQKK, from the coding sequence ATGAATAATAAGAAGATTAGTTTCATTGGCAGCGGCAAAATGGCGCAGGCTATTTTTGGCGGTATGCTAAAGTCAGGATTTACAAGACATGAGGATTTAATTGCAAGTGCAAAAACGGCTGCTACGTCGGAAATGATATCTAAACAATATGAGATCAAAACAACAATTGATAATAAGATTGCAGCATCGTATGGAGATATTGTCGTTCTTGCGGTGAAGCCATATTTATATACAGAGGTATTACAGGAAATCAAGGAATCTATACAGGAGAATGCTATCATCGTGACGATTGCAGCTGGTGTTGATCTTGCTTATATGGAAGAGCAATTATCAAGTGAAAGCAAGATTATTAGAACAATGCCAAACACACCATCTCTTGTAGGAGAAGGAATGAGTGTTGTTTGCCCGAATGGCAATGTCACGGAAGAAGAAGTACAGTATATTGTTGACTTGTTCTCTTCCTTCGGCAAGGTAGAGGTAATGGAGGAGCGCTTGATGGATGCTATTCCAGCTATTAGCGGTTCATCGCCAGCATATGCCTTCCTTTTTATTGAAGCATTGGCAGACGGCGGTGTCAGAAGCGGAATTCCGCGAGATACATCCTACAAGCTCGCGGCCCAGGCTTTATTAGGGGCTGCAAAAATGGTGCTGGAAACAGGCAAGCATCCTGGCATCTTGAAAGATGAGGTATGCACACCTGGGGGAACAACCATTGAAGCGATAGCTACGCTAGAGCAAATGCAGTTCAGGGGAGCAGTTATGGCTGCAATGGACAGATGCACCGAAAAAAATAAAGAATTGCAGAAAAAATAA
- a CDS encoding spore coat protein: MASEKLAVHETLELHEVLTLKQSCLVKSYALQSLVEDDTLKMILSNDVSSSEKAIKELQAILSK; the protein is encoded by the coding sequence ATGGCTTCAGAAAAATTAGCAGTACATGAAACGCTAGAATTACATGAAGTGCTTACTTTGAAACAAAGCTGTCTCGTGAAATCTTATGCATTGCAATCCCTTGTGGAGGATGACACCTTAAAAATGATTTTGAGCAATGATGTGTCCAGTTCTGAGAAAGCAATTAAGGAGCTGCAAGCTATCTTATCAAAATAA
- a CDS encoding helix-turn-helix transcriptional regulator: MSFSERLRALRKSANISQQTLGDAMNVTKVSISGYETGNRKPDTETLQKLADFFDVSTDYLLGRSAVMETASRYGSDNRLAVAVEDYNIITAIQRHPALHKALQEEPAKVAGQLYRFWSFMQEEKKQ; the protein is encoded by the coding sequence TTGAGTTTTTCTGAAAGATTAAGAGCTTTAAGAAAATCGGCTAATATATCACAGCAAACTTTAGGGGATGCAATGAACGTGACAAAAGTGTCCATTTCTGGATACGAGACCGGCAATCGCAAACCAGACACAGAGACACTCCAAAAACTCGCTGATTTTTTTGATGTCAGCACAGATTACCTTCTAGGAAGATCTGCCGTTATGGAAACAGCTTCGCGATACGGCAGCGATAACCGCTTGGCAGTAGCTGTAGAAGATTATAATATAATTACCGCCATTCAAAGACACCCTGCCCTCCATAAAGCACTTCAGGAAGAACCAGCAAAAGTGGCCGGCCAACTATACCGCTTTTGGTCGTTTATGCAGGAAGAAAAAAAACAATAG
- a CDS encoding phosphotransferase produces the protein MGNIWAPEVVVEKELAMALINKQFPELSIQSIKEIGEGFDNTIYAVNDIYVFRFPRREIAGELMETEAVLLPKIQQLLPIKIPVPVFFGQKSQDYRWSFLGYSYLEGKMPHKLTQENRTKLIGPLAAFLKALHSISIKDLKGVPVPYDKLGRLDIGKRKAGMMEKLEALCLLDNSQVFEKARDYCQGIEHIEVPCEHVLVHGDLHLGNMLVNEGKELTAIIDWGDVHIGHRAVDLAIVYSLIPAEEREAFYAVYGKTDSVTLELARFKAVYTLVLLLAYALDKKELLLYEEAKTSLAIALSSS, from the coding sequence ATGGGGAATATTTGGGCTCCTGAGGTTGTGGTTGAAAAAGAGCTGGCAATGGCTTTAATTAATAAACAGTTTCCTGAGTTATCTATCCAAAGCATTAAGGAAATAGGTGAAGGCTTCGACAATACGATATATGCAGTGAATGACATATATGTCTTTCGATTTCCACGCAGGGAAATCGCGGGAGAGCTAATGGAAACAGAGGCTGTCCTGCTGCCAAAAATACAGCAATTATTGCCGATAAAAATACCAGTGCCGGTTTTTTTCGGACAAAAGTCGCAAGACTACAGATGGTCCTTCTTAGGTTACAGCTATCTTGAGGGCAAAATGCCGCATAAATTAACACAGGAAAACCGAACTAAGCTCATCGGGCCACTAGCAGCGTTTTTAAAGGCACTACATTCTATTTCTATCAAGGATTTAAAGGGAGTGCCAGTTCCATATGATAAACTGGGCCGTCTGGACATAGGGAAACGGAAAGCTGGAATGATGGAAAAACTCGAGGCTTTGTGTCTGCTTGATAACAGTCAAGTTTTTGAAAAGGCGAGAGACTATTGCCAAGGAATAGAGCATATTGAAGTCCCATGTGAGCATGTGCTAGTGCATGGTGATCTACATTTAGGTAATATGCTTGTAAACGAAGGTAAGGAGCTGACAGCCATTATCGATTGGGGCGATGTCCATATTGGCCACAGGGCAGTTGACTTAGCGATTGTTTACAGTCTTATACCAGCAGAAGAAAGGGAGGCTTTTTATGCTGTCTATGGCAAAACAGACAGTGTCACATTGGAGCTTGCCAGATTTAAGGCTGTGTATACACTTGTGTTACTGCTCGCATATGCTTTAGATAAGAAGGAACTATTATTATATGAAGAAGCAAAAACAAGCCTTGCTATCGCATTGAGCTCATCCTAA
- a CDS encoding DUF5348 domain-containing protein: protein MYAELSKNEQGRYALPNGEYFTTDDDIEAFIQNQWVKTTVHHNHEDYYLVGYPDIALQGLMAKYPNVV from the coding sequence ATGTATGCAGAATTATCGAAGAATGAACAAGGCAGATACGCACTTCCTAATGGAGAATATTTTACAACAGATGACGACATTGAAGCTTTCATTCAAAACCAATGGGTAAAAACAACTGTTCATCATAATCATGAGGACTATTATTTAGTCGGTTATCCAGATATTGCTTTGCAAGGGTTAATGGCTAAGTATCCTAATGTAGTTTAA
- a CDS encoding diguanylate cyclase: MKDQLTSWFDNNEITLIENRDVYRFLHSIKGTSGTLELDMLYGIASELLAKVENRKDSWSIQELRDFLSGLMEISYEYEHFHEEIGKPPALREGDAPLIQIIDDDISLLIFLKDKLESKGWMVIANTTADKAIEQYYNMHPDCIIIDINLQDQSGYDVLSVIQNHTNRAFIPKIMCSIKTDRDSRIEAYRNGADDFMEKPIDVEEFLIRVERHLERKKIFDQSVLIDELTQVYNRKFLKDSYNRFISDMGRLNANGTIAVIDIDYFKRVNDTYGHIVGDKVLMEFAQFLKKSIRSTDTLFRYGGEEFVILFQRATETEIKDVLERMLDKFSQVEFTDGEKTFSLTFSAGVYRIENTEIGLQAAIKTADEALYLAKENGRARVETANKRIISKATKLLNVSIVDDDTLIRSILINIFSSLELDNITLDVKAYEDGMQFLDSDRLAQNGIHFLVLDGIMPVMDGLEILQIVKKSQYRNNVNVLMLTGRKSENDIAEALKLGADDYVTKPFSLTELQARIVRLIKRMV; this comes from the coding sequence ATGAAGGATCAGCTTACAAGCTGGTTTGATAATAACGAGATAACATTGATTGAAAACAGAGATGTATACAGGTTTTTGCATTCAATCAAAGGGACGTCTGGCACGTTGGAGCTTGATATGCTTTACGGTATTGCTTCAGAGCTGTTGGCAAAGGTAGAGAATAGAAAAGACTCATGGTCCATTCAGGAACTAAGGGATTTCTTGAGCGGGCTGATGGAAATCAGTTATGAATATGAGCATTTCCATGAAGAAATTGGCAAGCCTCCTGCTTTACGTGAAGGGGACGCACCGCTTATTCAAATTATTGATGATGATATTTCTTTGCTTATTTTCCTGAAGGATAAGCTCGAAAGCAAGGGCTGGATGGTTATTGCAAACACGACAGCGGATAAGGCAATTGAGCAGTATTATAATATGCATCCTGATTGCATCATCATTGATATCAACCTTCAGGATCAATCTGGTTACGATGTGCTCAGTGTTATCCAAAATCATACAAACCGGGCATTTATTCCGAAAATTATGTGCAGCATTAAAACAGACAGAGACTCAAGAATTGAAGCATATAGAAATGGCGCAGATGATTTCATGGAGAAACCGATTGATGTGGAAGAATTTTTAATTCGTGTGGAACGCCATCTCGAAAGGAAAAAGATATTTGATCAATCGGTTTTGATAGACGAATTAACCCAAGTTTATAACCGCAAATTTCTTAAAGATTCGTACAATCGTTTTATCAGTGATATGGGAAGGCTGAATGCAAATGGAACAATCGCTGTGATTGATATCGATTATTTTAAACGAGTTAATGATACATACGGGCATATTGTCGGTGACAAGGTGCTGATGGAGTTCGCTCAATTTCTGAAAAAGAGTATTAGAAGTACAGATACACTGTTCCGTTATGGCGGGGAGGAATTTGTTATTCTGTTCCAGAGAGCGACAGAGACGGAAATAAAAGACGTATTGGAGCGCATGCTTGATAAGTTCTCACAAGTTGAATTTACAGACGGAGAGAAAACCTTTAGTCTCACATTTTCAGCAGGAGTGTATCGAATTGAAAATACAGAGATTGGTTTGCAGGCAGCAATAAAAACAGCAGATGAAGCTTTATATTTGGCTAAGGAGAATGGCAGGGCGAGGGTTGAAACAGCTAATAAACGCATTATTTCAAAAGCAACAAAGCTTTTGAATGTATCCATTGTTGATGATGATACACTGATTCGCTCCATCTTAATTAATATTTTCAGTTCTTTGGAGCTTGATAATATTACCCTTGATGTAAAAGCCTATGAAGATGGGATGCAATTCCTTGATTCTGACAGGCTCGCACAAAACGGCATTCATTTCCTAGTTCTTGACGGCATCATGCCAGTCATGGATGGTCTGGAGATACTGCAAATCGTGAAAAAATCTCAGTACCGTAACAATGTTAATGTG
- a CDS encoding AAA family ATPase, translated as MLIGIDGCGGSGKTTFANLMKEACSSVTVVHMDDFYLPSSQIIKAQPANKPIGADFDWKRVLINILIPVSRNIEGAYQRYDWETDSLAEWHNVPVGGIVIIEGVYSIRKELANIYDLTIWVDCPREIRLRRGLNRDGEEARQLWENNWMVAEDLYVKHHQPMERADIVVKGFK; from the coding sequence ATGTTAATAGGAATAGACGGTTGTGGAGGATCAGGAAAAACTACCTTTGCAAACTTGATGAAGGAAGCTTGTTCGTCTGTAACAGTTGTACATATGGATGATTTTTATTTACCATCCTCACAAATAATCAAAGCACAACCTGCTAATAAGCCAATTGGTGCCGACTTTGATTGGAAACGTGTATTAATTAATATCCTTATACCTGTTAGTCGAAACATAGAAGGAGCTTATCAACGATACGACTGGGAGACAGATAGTTTGGCAGAGTGGCATAACGTGCCCGTCGGTGGCATTGTCATCATAGAGGGAGTTTATTCCATTCGCAAGGAACTAGCCAATATATATGATTTAACTATCTGGGTTGATTGTCCCCGTGAAATCAGGTTAAGACGAGGACTTAATAGAGATGGTGAAGAGGCTAGACAGTTATGGGAGAATAATTGGATGGTTGCAGAAGATTTATATGTTAAGCACCATCAGCCGATGGAAAGAGCGGATATTGTGGTTAAGGGTTTTAAGTAA
- a CDS encoding FusB/FusC family EF-G-binding protein translates to MEPFINNEQLNFIKNQVALINDSMKKNVPAKVLAAVVDVANSKIHSLFPSASLEQQSMLNLSKLKTDKEFDRYIEQLSACLLAFPTVQEQELKKMFPKQKKLKLPDLSKIDYSRLTYLSWNDLRSNKKFIVYELDGKLVGIEGRFIPTNKKNLCSFCNCFGEISYFSTITKAKKSKNPDYYKAIGNFVCTDSMVCNQKITSAEYLTAFLHESLRA, encoded by the coding sequence ATGGAACCGTTTATTAATAATGAACAGCTGAACTTTATAAAAAACCAGGTTGCTTTAATTAATGACAGTATGAAAAAAAATGTCCCAGCAAAGGTTTTAGCTGCTGTAGTTGATGTAGCCAACAGCAAAATTCACAGCCTTTTTCCGAGTGCTTCATTAGAACAACAAAGCATGCTTAATCTTTCCAAATTAAAGACAGACAAAGAGTTTGACCGATATATTGAGCAGCTTTCAGCCTGCTTATTAGCATTTCCAACTGTGCAAGAGCAGGAGCTGAAAAAAATGTTTCCAAAGCAGAAAAAGTTAAAGCTGCCTGATTTATCTAAAATAGACTATAGCCGACTAACATATTTAAGCTGGAATGATTTACGATCGAATAAAAAATTTATTGTTTATGAGTTAGATGGAAAGCTGGTCGGTATAGAAGGAAGATTTATACCAACTAATAAAAAAAATCTTTGCTCCTTTTGTAATTGTTTTGGGGAGATTTCCTACTTCTCTACTATCACTAAAGCCAAAAAATCTAAAAATCCAGATTACTACAAGGCTATTGGTAATTTTGTTTGCACAGACAGCATGGTTTGCAATCAAAAAATCACAAGTGCCGAATACTTGACCGCTTTCCTTCACGAATCGTTAAGAGCATAA
- a CDS encoding cupin domain-containing protein, giving the protein MGKSGLVPDNTNIKKTSGTPNLFFDSKNNVEYEKNQDNIIYKVTSTQLPAMVGGAFADVYLSKGNIREPHWHPNAWELDVIISGEAQISIVDPDTNKLHTYNAKPGQVVFIPMGWWHWITAASENLHMHLFFNNDQFETALGSNMLRLTPPEVYELSYGVNAEKIEDVLSPIKEAVEIGPPKLERTKQKQEEIVINISGKNVKL; this is encoded by the coding sequence ATGGGAAAGTCAGGACTTGTCCCTGATAATACAAATATTAAGAAAACAAGCGGAACTCCTAATCTCTTTTTTGATTCAAAAAATAATGTGGAGTACGAAAAAAACCAAGATAATATTATTTATAAAGTAACTTCCACCCAGCTGCCTGCTATGGTTGGCGGTGCTTTTGCAGATGTTTATCTTTCAAAGGGAAATATTCGCGAACCACATTGGCATCCAAATGCTTGGGAGCTGGATGTTATCATTTCTGGTGAAGCACAAATTTCCATTGTTGATCCAGATACTAATAAACTCCATACCTATAATGCTAAACCAGGTCAGGTTGTGTTTATTCCAATGGGCTGGTGGCATTGGATTACTGCAGCTTCTGAAAATTTGCATATGCATCTCTTCTTTAACAATGACCAATTTGAAACAGCATTAGGATCAAATATGTTACGGCTTACCCCGCCAGAGGTTTATGAACTATCCTATGGAGTTAATGCTGAAAAAATAGAAGATGTTTTAAGTCCTATTAAAGAGGCTGTTGAAATTGGCCCACCTAAACTGGAGAGAACCAAACAAAAACAAGAAGAAATTGTTATCAATATTAGCGGCAAGAATGTAAAATTATAA
- a CDS encoding DUF896 domain-containing protein, whose amino-acid sequence MRETLNRINELAKISKTRNLTQEETNERQGLINEYIKTFRGSMDSILLNTTIIDPLGNDVTPEKLKEVQAQNKVAISNEQTIGRIYSN is encoded by the coding sequence ATGCGAGAAACTTTGAATAGAATAAATGAATTAGCTAAAATCTCTAAAACAAGGAATTTAACACAAGAAGAAACAAACGAACGCCAAGGACTTATTAATGAATACATTAAAACGTTTCGTGGCTCTATGGACAGCATTCTTTTAAATACAACGATTATAGATCCATTAGGAAATGATGTAACACCAGAAAAATTAAAAGAAGTGCAAGCACAAAACAAAGTGGCAATCAGTAATGAGCAGACAATTGGCAGAATATATTCAAACTAA
- a CDS encoding CD3324 family protein yields the protein MKYTNANKVLPEKLLLEIQKYVQGETLYIPKQETEYQKWGSSSGGRQHFDRRNAEIKNSFRNGSSIAQLAEAYYLSTETIKKIVYSNKRH from the coding sequence ATGAAATATACGAATGCGAACAAAGTTTTACCTGAAAAGCTTCTCTTAGAGATCCAAAAATATGTTCAGGGGGAAACATTATATATACCTAAACAGGAAACTGAGTATCAAAAATGGGGAAGTTCAAGCGGAGGAAGGCAACATTTTGACCGCCGCAATGCTGAAATAAAAAACTCGTTTAGGAATGGCAGCAGTATTGCTCAACTGGCCGAGGCATATTATCTTTCCACTGAAACGATTAAGAAAATTGTTTACTCAAATAAACGGCACTGA
- a CDS encoding YbaN family protein yields the protein MKQLYKWIYIVLGTVFLGIGLVGIFLPLLPTTPFLLLTSFFYTRSSERLNAYFRSTRFYEEYVKGFKKGELTKKQKIKILVTCYICIGISAYFAPHMYMRIILGCIAIVQLISMFIIKTKTVEPKDIIIKK from the coding sequence TTGAAGCAATTATATAAATGGATTTATATTGTATTAGGTACCGTTTTTTTAGGGATTGGCCTTGTCGGCATCTTTCTCCCTTTACTTCCGACAACTCCATTTCTGCTGTTGACTTCCTTTTTCTATACACGAAGCTCAGAACGGCTTAACGCCTATTTCCGCTCAACAAGATTTTATGAGGAATATGTAAAAGGGTTTAAAAAAGGTGAGTTGACGAAGAAACAAAAAATAAAAATACTGGTCACCTGCTATATCTGTATTGGGATAAGTGCTTATTTCGCTCCGCATATGTATATGCGCATTATTCTCGGCTGCATTGCAATTGTCCAATTAATCTCTATGTTTATTATTAAAACTAAGACAGTTGAACCGAAGGATATCATCATAAAAAAATAG
- a CDS encoding GNAT family N-acetyltransferase has protein sequence MDIEIKTFTERKIKPIDVLSLYNETGWLQGRLDLDMEEILYKVPSVGAWKGDTLIGYARAVSDGHYKAYIEDVVIHRLYMKKSIGIKLVSKLLDELSCNQFILRKRLTAFL, from the coding sequence TTGGATATCGAAATAAAGACCTTTACGGAAAGAAAAATCAAACCGATTGATGTTTTGAGCCTGTATAACGAAACAGGCTGGCTGCAAGGAAGACTGGATTTAGATATGGAAGAGATATTATACAAAGTGCCATCAGTTGGTGCTTGGAAGGGTGATACGCTTATTGGCTACGCTAGAGCAGTCTCAGATGGGCATTATAAAGCATATATTGAGGATGTAGTTATACATCGTTTATATATGAAGAAAAGTATTGGGATCAAGTTGGTTTCAAAACTATTGGACGAGCTTTCATGCAATCAGTTTATCTTGCGAAAAAGATTAACTGCCTTTTTATAA
- a CDS encoding spore coat protein — protein sequence MGIVDKLKTAGKMRDELIATELLVSAKSTVRTYAVALTETASPEVREVLKKQLDEAIDNHAKIANYMMKNGMYYAHDVNKQLEHDKEKIEKSLELVN from the coding sequence ATGGGTATAGTTGATAAATTAAAAACTGCAGGAAAAATGCGTGATGAATTGATTGCAACAGAGCTGCTGGTTTCAGCTAAATCAACTGTCAGAACGTATGCCGTGGCCTTAACAGAAACTGCTTCGCCGGAAGTACGGGAAGTATTAAAAAAGCAGCTAGATGAAGCAATTGATAACCATGCGAAGATTGCCAATTATATGATGAAAAATGGTATGTATTATGCCCATGATGTAAATAAACAGCTTGAGCATGATAAAGAAAAAATAGAAAAATCACTGGAACTAGTGAATTAA